A genomic segment from Brucella pseudogrignonensis encodes:
- a CDS encoding aldolase/citrate lyase family protein codes for MFKTNQLKARLLAGEVAFGCWVAGGSVTAAEVLGHIGFDFLLLDHEHGVGDAATIVDELRAVAGTPTPAIVRVPWNDHVYLKRILDAGVQSVMIPSVENVEEARSAIAGCYYPPHGRRGYAAGVVRASTYGLVPDYIHKANENLLTICQVESAAAVEQIDAICAIEGLDCVFIGVNDLAGSIGKLEQTDDPAVRALVKKAEDAILRSGKIMGTVPNAGASVADLVERGYRIIAGPHDIALLRDAAKSALDAYKGIKSSSASQASDQKLRAY; via the coding sequence ATGTTTAAAACAAATCAACTCAAGGCTCGCCTATTGGCGGGAGAGGTCGCATTCGGTTGCTGGGTGGCTGGCGGATCTGTTACCGCTGCCGAAGTTCTGGGCCATATCGGATTTGACTTCCTCCTTCTTGATCACGAGCATGGTGTCGGCGATGCTGCCACAATCGTTGATGAGCTGCGCGCCGTTGCAGGCACCCCAACGCCCGCGATTGTCCGTGTTCCGTGGAACGACCATGTTTATCTGAAGCGCATTCTCGATGCTGGCGTTCAATCGGTCATGATCCCATCCGTGGAGAATGTTGAAGAGGCTCGCTCTGCGATCGCTGGCTGCTATTACCCACCACATGGACGCCGTGGTTATGCGGCAGGCGTAGTGCGCGCCTCGACCTATGGCCTTGTTCCAGACTACATTCATAAGGCAAATGAGAACCTTCTGACAATTTGTCAGGTCGAGTCGGCGGCAGCTGTCGAACAGATTGACGCTATCTGTGCAATTGAAGGTCTTGATTGCGTCTTCATCGGCGTTAACGATCTGGCCGGATCAATCGGCAAGCTGGAACAGACGGATGATCCGGCAGTTCGTGCGCTGGTCAAGAAGGCCGAAGATGCCATTTTGCGTTCCGGAAAAATCATGGGGACTGTTCCTAACGCAGGTGCCTCAGTCGCAGATCTGGTTGAACGCGGATACCGTATCATCGCAGGACCCCATGACATCGCTCTTCTACGCGACGCAGCAAAAAGTGCTCTGGATGCATATAAAGGTATCAAGAGCTCATCTGCGTCCCAGGCAAGCGATCAGAAACTGCGCGCGTATTGA
- a CDS encoding integrase arm-type DNA-binding domain-containing protein, with the protein MKLTKRNVDGIEPISKDVLHWDDELKGFGVKVTPAGKKIFVLQSRLNGSLKRFTIGAFGAPWSADATRDEAKRLLGEIVKGVDPYEEKRSRRNDITIEELGNIYWEIACAHKKPVTVANEKGLMAWHIAPLFGRIKVKDIHRVDIQKFINDVATGKTAARVKTKAIGLARVTGGKGAANRTLGLLSSMLTFAVENGYRADNPALGTK; encoded by the coding sequence ATGAAACTAACAAAGCGCAACGTCGATGGAATCGAACCAATCAGCAAAGATGTTCTTCATTGGGATGACGAGCTCAAAGGATTTGGCGTTAAAGTTACACCAGCTGGAAAAAAGATATTTGTTCTCCAATCCCGCCTTAACGGAAGTTTAAAGCGATTTACGATCGGAGCTTTTGGAGCCCCATGGTCCGCGGATGCAACTCGTGACGAAGCAAAACGCCTGCTTGGGGAAATTGTTAAAGGAGTTGATCCGTACGAAGAGAAACGGTCGCGTCGCAATGACATTACCATCGAAGAGCTGGGTAATATCTATTGGGAAATCGCTTGCGCTCATAAAAAGCCTGTTACCGTTGCAAATGAAAAGGGGCTGATGGCTTGGCACATAGCGCCATTATTCGGGCGAATTAAAGTAAAAGACATTCATCGAGTGGATATTCAAAAATTCATCAACGACGTTGCTACCGGCAAAACCGCGGCAAGAGTCAAAACGAAGGCCATAGGGCTAGCCCGAGTTACCGGTGGGAAGGGAGCTGCTAATCGGACGTTAGGCTTGTTATCGTCAATGTTGACGTTTGCTGTTGAGAATGGATATCGTGCTGATAATCCAGCCTTGGGCACGAAGTAG
- a CDS encoding extracellular solute-binding protein: MKLSSYLLAGSMSLGLTLPALASDPVLYTSNPVQAYEAVQAVVKEKTGQNLGVITGGSGVLLRRAEAEASAPQSDIFWSSSANTLGAYEKLFEPYKASALEAIPQNLHYSGDLFIPANVHLVTMLVNSDQLQRNSAPKTWADLAKPEWKGKIIMPDPVNSSTGYTIAWGLSKLLDEDTFKAVAANIVTSGAASNVPKGTAMGEYTIGLTFEATAYPYIDGGQEELSLVYPSEGTFMTPEFAGLFKNAPSGENAKKALDSLLSKEAQIELLKVAFRRPSRNDIKVSEFVELPELAEVKVFELDEADAAKNRDAFLAEWAKLPKAGDLPQ, from the coding sequence ATGAAACTATCTTCTTATCTCTTAGCCGGTTCTATGTCGCTTGGCCTCACCTTGCCTGCATTGGCAAGTGACCCTGTTCTCTACACATCAAACCCTGTTCAGGCCTATGAAGCCGTTCAGGCCGTTGTGAAAGAGAAGACCGGGCAAAACCTCGGCGTGATCACCGGAGGTTCCGGTGTTTTGCTGCGACGCGCAGAAGCAGAGGCATCAGCACCTCAAAGTGACATTTTCTGGTCTTCATCCGCCAACACCCTCGGCGCTTATGAAAAACTGTTTGAGCCTTATAAGGCATCAGCACTCGAAGCTATTCCACAAAACCTGCATTACAGTGGCGATCTATTTATTCCTGCTAATGTTCACCTGGTGACAATGTTAGTAAACTCCGATCAGTTACAACGCAATTCAGCTCCAAAAACATGGGCTGATCTGGCCAAACCAGAATGGAAAGGCAAGATTATCATGCCTGATCCTGTCAACAGCTCGACTGGTTACACCATTGCATGGGGTCTTTCAAAACTGCTTGATGAAGACACGTTTAAGGCTGTTGCAGCCAATATTGTGACATCAGGTGCGGCATCCAATGTGCCCAAAGGCACAGCAATGGGAGAATACACGATTGGCCTCACGTTTGAAGCCACGGCCTATCCTTACATCGACGGCGGGCAAGAAGAATTATCGCTGGTGTATCCATCAGAAGGCACATTCATGACGCCTGAATTCGCAGGTCTGTTCAAGAATGCCCCCAGCGGCGAGAATGCTAAGAAAGCGCTCGACAGCTTGCTTTCAAAGGAAGCACAAATTGAGCTCTTGAAGGTCGCATTCCGTCGCCCAAGCCGCAACGATATCAAAGTATCTGAATTCGTTGAACTCCCGGAGCTAGCCGAGGTGAAAGTTTTTGAGCTTGATGAGGCCGACGCTGCCAAAAACCGCGACGCATTTCTAGCCGAATGGGCCAAGTTGCCTAAAGCTGGTGATCTACCGCAGTAG
- a CDS encoding pyridoxal phosphate-dependent aminotransferase: MSIQRLAPRMSVIGASPTAEISNKVRALRAAGFDVVNLGEGELDFATPKAIADAGMEAIRNGETKYTAVSGTAALKAAIIHKFKSENNLTYEPNQIIAGAGAKQLIFNAFFATLDDGDEVIIPAPYWVSYPDMIRLAGGVPVSVATKRSNRWILQPEELEAAITPKTRWVILNSPSNPTGAVYSKDELKALTDVLLRHPNVLVMADDIYEHVIYQGTFETPAAVEPALYDRTLTINGVSKGFSMTGWRLGYSGGPAWLVSAMEMLQSQSTAHPSSVSQGAAVVALNGGHDFMPEWLHILGERRAIAMDMIAKADGLEADAPEGAFYVFADCSALFGRKTADGKVITSDLDVASYLLDEAHVGVVHGDAFGMPGHIRFAYAVATETLRGACERVVAAVNKLQK; this comes from the coding sequence ATGTCCATCCAACGTCTTGCGCCGCGCATGAGCGTCATCGGCGCCTCTCCGACCGCCGAAATTTCCAATAAAGTCCGCGCTTTGCGTGCAGCAGGTTTCGACGTCGTAAACCTCGGTGAAGGTGAACTCGATTTCGCTACGCCAAAAGCCATCGCCGATGCGGGCATGGAAGCCATTCGCAATGGCGAAACAAAGTACACCGCCGTATCAGGCACAGCAGCTCTCAAGGCGGCAATAATTCATAAGTTCAAGTCGGAAAACAACCTGACTTATGAACCAAATCAAATCATCGCTGGTGCAGGTGCAAAGCAGCTGATTTTCAATGCGTTCTTCGCAACTCTGGATGACGGTGATGAAGTTATCATCCCGGCACCTTACTGGGTTTCTTACCCTGATATGATCCGTCTTGCTGGTGGCGTACCGGTTTCCGTCGCAACAAAGCGCAGCAACCGCTGGATCTTGCAGCCAGAAGAACTCGAAGCTGCCATTACCCCTAAAACCCGATGGGTTATTCTGAACTCGCCAAGCAATCCAACTGGTGCTGTTTACTCCAAGGATGAACTCAAAGCGTTAACTGATGTGCTTCTGCGCCATCCAAATGTACTTGTTATGGCCGATGACATTTATGAACATGTTATCTATCAAGGCACTTTTGAAACGCCAGCGGCTGTAGAGCCAGCCCTTTATGATCGCACACTGACGATCAACGGCGTATCAAAAGGCTTCTCCATGACTGGCTGGCGGCTGGGCTATTCCGGCGGTCCTGCCTGGTTGGTTTCGGCAATGGAAATGTTGCAGTCCCAGAGCACCGCGCACCCATCATCCGTCAGTCAGGGAGCCGCAGTCGTGGCGCTCAATGGCGGTCATGATTTCATGCCAGAGTGGCTTCACATTCTGGGTGAACGCCGCGCAATCGCAATGGACATGATCGCTAAGGCTGATGGCCTTGAAGCCGATGCCCCGGAAGGCGCGTTTTATGTTTTTGCAGATTGCTCAGCACTGTTCGGTCGTAAAACAGCAGACGGCAAGGTAATCACAAGCGATCTCGACGTTGCGTCTTACCTTCTGGATGAAGCCCATGTCGGCGTTGTTCATGGCGATGCTTTTGGCATGCCGGGCCACATCCGTTTTGCATATGCAGTAGCAACTGAAACCCTGCGTGGGGCGTGTGAACGCGTCGTCGCGGCAGTCAATAAGCTCCAGAAATAA
- a CDS encoding glycosyltransferase family 25 protein has product MNCYLINLDRSRDRLEFMAAQFEKHGLRFERVEAVDGRALSEAELASCIKLSKNWPIPLGPTEIGCFLSHRRCIAKAAESEDEFTAIFEDDVTFSNGAARLLSSYKWIPTEAEIVKIDAYGYEVLISRPVSTEGPYAVTRLLSRHLQTGGYIISRIAAQRLIKLMDKVPAPVDHFLFDPDDGPFNQLNIYQITPAICWQSGLQSTIGGNRPRKSRPSFAKLIWRESIRLVSRTKRNSIGAWMNLTKTGQWGPIPRDKDIG; this is encoded by the coding sequence ATGAATTGCTATCTCATTAATCTAGATCGCAGCCGGGATAGGCTCGAATTTATGGCTGCTCAATTTGAAAAGCATGGCCTGCGGTTTGAAAGAGTTGAGGCTGTTGATGGGCGGGCGTTGTCCGAAGCGGAATTAGCATCATGTATTAAGCTAAGCAAAAACTGGCCAATTCCTCTTGGTCCTACCGAGATAGGCTGTTTCCTATCGCATCGCAGATGCATTGCGAAAGCCGCTGAAAGCGAAGACGAGTTCACCGCCATTTTTGAAGATGATGTGACATTTAGCAATGGCGCTGCACGGCTTTTATCATCATATAAGTGGATTCCTACGGAGGCCGAAATTGTGAAAATTGATGCGTACGGTTACGAGGTGCTTATTTCTCGACCCGTTTCGACAGAAGGCCCGTACGCAGTAACGCGTTTATTATCGCGGCATTTACAAACTGGCGGATACATCATTTCTCGAATAGCTGCACAACGTCTGATCAAACTGATGGACAAAGTACCAGCCCCTGTTGATCATTTTCTTTTTGATCCAGATGATGGCCCGTTTAACCAGCTGAATATTTATCAGATTACACCAGCTATATGCTGGCAGTCAGGTTTGCAAAGTACCATTGGAGGAAACAGGCCTCGTAAAAGCCGTCCCTCATTTGCTAAGCTAATCTGGCGTGAGTCCATAAGGCTAGTGAGCCGTACAAAGCGCAATTCAATAGGCGCTTGGATGAACCTTACAAAAACAGGCCAGTGGGGTCCGATTCCTCGCGATAAAGATATTGGATAG
- a CDS encoding site-specific integrase — translation MDFERRIAKLPDSKTGQKVVHLGDSALSLIKSLPKVAGSPLIFPSSVGGDKPISIQKIWNDIRCEADLHDLRIHDLRHNFASTAVSTGQSLYLVGKLLGHSQSQTTQRYAHLAPDPIRDAADHVSNIIDGKLTPKSTKF, via the coding sequence ATTGATTTCGAACGCCGAATAGCGAAATTACCAGATAGTAAAACTGGCCAAAAAGTAGTGCACCTAGGTGACAGTGCATTATCATTGATAAAATCGCTCCCAAAAGTCGCTGGCTCACCACTGATTTTCCCTTCATCAGTGGGAGGGGATAAGCCAATCAGTATTCAAAAGATATGGAATGACATTCGTTGCGAAGCAGATTTGCATGACCTGCGTATCCATGATCTTCGACATAATTTCGCAAGTACGGCCGTTTCAACGGGACAAAGCCTATACTTAGTGGGGAAATTGTTAGGCCATAGTCAGTCGCAAACAACTCAGAGGTATGCACATTTAGCACCAGATCCTATACGAGATGCTGCGGATCATGTATCAAATATTATTGATGGAAAACTGACGCCCAAAAGCACAAAATTTTGA
- a CDS encoding iron ABC transporter permease → MKKSLQTLWFWLSLLALALLCVFILYPLLTILSASFVGEGPNGWMRLLENPRYIAAIQNTLILASVVTIFCTIIGVPLAYVTARYSFPGKWLIALLPLITLVLPEVIAAQTWLMMLGNNGLVTRFLKGYGILLPSFYGWFGLIVSMSFIYYTYIYIGVVAAIGKFDVQLEEAAQSLGTSPAKSRLRVMLPVILPTVLASALLVFTMVVGNFAISMILSHRLPLLSVVTYQAAVAEGASDITMQSTLASVSVLIVMLVLFCNRFVVSRGRFEIVQGRGAKPVPLRGLKGLLVAVSAGFIVIVSLLPLCVIVVGAFTASRGPVMQWGNWTFSNIARVFVTAPQPLVNSLTYAATATLISIIFSAVVSYLVVKKPNLITPVIDYISAIPLALSGTVLGVGLLATFHGGWLPLSGTAMIIVLAYVVRRMPFGMRNSQAILQNIPNSIEEASISLGVPPVRSFFKVVLPMMLPAIASAAILTWTTTVAELSASILVYSGGRETLPIQVFRLLDSGLMAYASAYGLVLVTVILVPIIIATKLFRIDVFASK, encoded by the coding sequence ATGAAAAAATCACTACAAACACTCTGGTTCTGGTTAAGCCTGCTAGCTCTGGCACTGTTATGTGTCTTTATTCTGTATCCTCTACTAACCATTCTCAGTGCCAGTTTCGTAGGCGAAGGCCCGAATGGCTGGATGCGTCTCTTAGAAAATCCACGCTATATCGCAGCAATACAGAACACACTTATACTGGCCTCCGTCGTCACAATATTCTGCACTATAATTGGTGTTCCGTTAGCATATGTGACAGCTCGCTATAGCTTTCCGGGCAAATGGCTCATCGCTCTTTTGCCATTGATTACGCTGGTACTGCCTGAAGTCATTGCAGCCCAAACCTGGCTCATGATGTTGGGTAACAACGGTTTAGTGACGAGGTTTCTGAAGGGTTACGGCATTCTCTTACCAAGCTTCTATGGCTGGTTCGGCCTCATCGTCTCCATGAGCTTCATCTATTACACCTACATCTACATTGGTGTTGTCGCAGCAATTGGAAAGTTCGATGTGCAGCTCGAAGAAGCCGCTCAATCCCTAGGAACAAGCCCAGCAAAATCCCGCTTGCGCGTCATGTTACCGGTCATTTTGCCGACAGTTCTTGCCTCGGCCCTGCTTGTTTTCACAATGGTCGTCGGAAACTTTGCAATCTCGATGATCTTGAGCCACCGACTGCCATTACTTTCGGTTGTCACCTATCAGGCAGCAGTCGCAGAAGGCGCGAGCGACATCACCATGCAGTCGACACTTGCCAGCGTCTCAGTGCTAATCGTGATGCTCGTACTGTTTTGTAACCGGTTCGTGGTGTCACGTGGACGTTTCGAAATCGTGCAGGGACGCGGAGCGAAGCCTGTTCCATTGCGAGGATTAAAAGGGCTACTGGTCGCGGTAAGTGCAGGATTTATCGTTATCGTATCACTATTGCCACTTTGCGTAATCGTCGTTGGCGCTTTCACCGCATCGCGTGGGCCTGTGATGCAATGGGGCAATTGGACATTTTCAAACATCGCTCGCGTCTTTGTCACCGCCCCTCAGCCACTCGTGAACTCCCTCACCTATGCAGCAACGGCTACGTTAATATCGATCATCTTTAGCGCCGTAGTCAGTTATCTGGTCGTGAAAAAACCAAATCTGATCACTCCAGTAATTGATTACATATCAGCCATCCCACTTGCCTTGTCTGGCACGGTTTTGGGTGTTGGCCTGCTGGCAACGTTCCATGGCGGCTGGCTACCATTATCTGGCACAGCGATGATCATTGTTTTGGCCTATGTTGTACGCCGGATGCCGTTCGGTATGCGCAACTCACAGGCTATTTTGCAGAACATTCCAAATTCGATTGAGGAAGCATCAATCAGCCTCGGTGTTCCGCCAGTACGATCCTTTTTCAAAGTTGTACTTCCTATGATGTTGCCGGCCATTGCTTCCGCTGCAATCCTGACATGGACAACAACGGTAGCTGAACTATCAGCGTCCATTCTGGTCTATTCCGGCGGGCGGGAAACACTACCAATTCAGGTTTTCCGACTGCTTGATTCCGGCCTCATGGCTTATGCGTCAGCCTATGGTCTGGTGTTGGTAACTGTCATTCTCGTACCAATCATCATCGCCACCAAACTGTTCCGGATCGATGTTTTTGCTTCAAAATAA